A window of the Microbacterium sp. AZCO genome harbors these coding sequences:
- a CDS encoding phage holin family protein, which translates to MTTPRGFRDRADDGLLTLIGDVPELIRNLVTAEIEAAKAWLRRTSKDAGIGSGWIVGALFLLFWSIPLLLAFIIIGLSSWMPVWVASLIVLVALLIGAAIMGLLGYLRWRKVIGRENPAQSIAKDVEVVRNEL; encoded by the coding sequence ATGACGACACCTCGCGGCTTCCGAGACCGCGCCGACGACGGTCTGCTGACCCTCATCGGCGATGTCCCCGAACTCATCCGCAACCTCGTCACCGCGGAGATCGAAGCCGCGAAGGCGTGGCTCCGACGCACCTCGAAGGATGCCGGCATCGGCTCCGGGTGGATCGTCGGCGCGCTCTTCCTCCTCTTCTGGTCGATCCCGCTCCTGCTGGCGTTCATCATCATCGGGCTCTCGTCCTGGATGCCGGTATGGGTGGCGTCGCTGATCGTGCTCGTGGCGCTCTTGATCGGTGCCGCGATCATGGGTCTGCTCGGCTATCTGCGCTGGCGCAAGGTCATCGGACGTGAGAACCCGGCGCAATCGATCGCGAAGGACGTGGAGGTAGTGCGCAATGAGCTCTGA
- a CDS encoding uroporphyrinogen-III synthase: MNASPRPSDAKPLAGWRVLVPRGGPWGDGVAASLRRQGATPVIAPLINFAPTNDQATLEQALADLAGGAFDWLTLTSATTVDVLYAYRAVIPAKTRVAAVGETTAAALTAVGYRVDLVPERDNSAAGMAEQLIALEPEPRDVLTLRSEIAKPVLTRMLAEAGHRVRSVVAYRTVGVPVTEKIAEDVRSGRINAILVTSGSVADQVHEQFPDVPSSTLIAAIGPRTAKDARRAGLSVDVVADRQTVDALIDAVGRFPLPHAADEFAP; encoded by the coding sequence ATGAACGCATCACCACGGCCTTCCGACGCCAAGCCCCTCGCGGGCTGGCGCGTGCTCGTCCCCCGCGGCGGGCCGTGGGGCGACGGAGTCGCCGCATCCCTGCGGCGCCAGGGGGCGACGCCGGTCATCGCGCCGCTCATCAACTTCGCGCCGACGAACGATCAGGCCACGCTCGAGCAGGCGCTCGCCGACCTCGCCGGCGGCGCCTTCGACTGGCTTACGCTCACGAGCGCGACGACGGTCGATGTGCTGTACGCCTATCGCGCGGTCATCCCGGCCAAGACCCGGGTGGCGGCCGTCGGAGAGACGACCGCGGCCGCGCTGACGGCCGTCGGCTACCGCGTCGACCTCGTGCCCGAGCGCGACAACTCCGCCGCCGGCATGGCCGAGCAGCTCATCGCGCTCGAGCCCGAGCCCCGCGACGTGCTGACGCTGCGCAGCGAGATCGCCAAGCCCGTGCTGACCCGGATGCTGGCCGAGGCGGGGCACCGCGTCCGCAGCGTCGTGGCCTACCGGACGGTGGGCGTGCCCGTGACCGAGAAGATCGCCGAGGATGTGCGCAGCGGCCGTATCAACGCGATCCTCGTGACGAGCGGCTCGGTTGCCGACCAGGTGCACGAGCAGTTCCCCGATGTGCCGTCGTCGACCCTCATCGCCGCGATCGGCCCGCGCACCGCGAAGGACGCCCGTCGCGCGGGACTCTCGGTCGACGTGGTCGCCGACCGGCAGACGGTCGACGCCCTCATCGACGCCGTCGGACGCTTCCCGCTGCCGCACGCGGCCGACGAGTTCGCCCCCTGA